In Bacillus sp. KH172YL63, one genomic interval encodes:
- the proB gene encoding glutamate 5-kinase encodes MSQDNKKKRIVIKIGSSSLTSLHGEMSRRKLERLVDEVVRLKDDGHEVLLVSSGAVAAGYRKLGCLTRPSSLPEKQAAAAIGQGLLIEAYSDLLISNGYVASQILITRSDFSDEGRYNNARNTINVLLERGIIPIVNENDTVTIDRLKFGDNDTLSAKVAALVDADQLIILSDIDGLYDADPRKNPDAELLETVTEITEEIEDMAGEPGSSVGTGGMRSKIDAFKITMASGIPAFLGKSGHANIIYDAVQHTAKGTYFESTEDSVNLDSKKQWIAFNSGPEGEITIDADAKDRILDEKKSLTIDDIYSVKGRFNKGAVVRILDNRNEEVGLGMVNYRSGQLKNPADIKSDEIAVEIDQLVCHVEVPIPMGV; translated from the coding sequence ATGTCCCAAGATAATAAGAAGAAACGTATCGTCATTAAGATTGGAAGTAGTTCTTTGACAAGTTTACACGGAGAAATGAGCCGCAGGAAGCTCGAGCGTCTTGTAGATGAAGTTGTTCGTTTGAAAGACGACGGCCATGAAGTTCTGCTTGTTTCATCAGGAGCAGTCGCAGCAGGTTATCGTAAATTAGGCTGCTTGACGCGCCCAAGTTCTCTGCCGGAGAAGCAGGCGGCTGCAGCGATTGGTCAAGGTCTATTGATTGAAGCATATTCCGATCTGCTCATTTCCAATGGATATGTGGCTTCGCAAATCTTAATCACTCGCAGTGATTTTTCAGATGAAGGTAGATACAACAATGCAAGAAATACGATTAATGTACTTCTTGAAAGAGGGATCATCCCAATCGTAAATGAAAATGACACCGTCACGATCGACCGCTTGAAATTCGGCGACAATGATACACTTTCAGCTAAAGTGGCAGCACTGGTCGATGCAGATCAACTCATCATCCTGTCTGATATTGACGGATTATATGATGCGGATCCACGTAAAAACCCAGATGCCGAGCTTCTTGAAACGGTTACTGAAATCACCGAAGAGATCGAAGACATGGCAGGAGAGCCTGGAAGCTCAGTCGGAACAGGCGGTATGCGTTCGAAGATTGATGCTTTCAAGATCACCATGGCATCCGGCATCCCGGCATTCCTTGGTAAATCAGGTCACGCCAATATCATATATGATGCTGTACAGCATACAGCAAAAGGAACCTATTTTGAATCGACGGAAGATTCGGTGAATCTTGATTCCAAGAAGCAATGGATCGCATTCAACTCAGGTCCTGAAGGAGAAATCACCATCGATGCAGATGCGAAAGACCGTATTCTCGATGAAAAGAAAAGCTTGACAATCGATGATATTTACTCAGTAAAAGGGCGTTTCAACAAAGGCGCGGTCGTGCGCATCCTCGATAACCGCAACGAAGAAGTCGGGCTTGGAATGGTCAACTATCGATCAGGTCAACTGAAAAACCCTGCAGACATCAAATCGGATGAAATTGCAGTGGAAATCGACCAGCTCGTTTGCCACGTAGAAGTACCGATTCCAATGGGCGTCTAA
- the proC gene encoding pyrroline-5-carboxylate reductase, which produces MLKNKTIAFLGAGNMAEAMISGTVQSGKLPTEQIIVSNRSNQDKLDEMKEKYGITALKKDHLPFEEIDILILAMKPKDIDKALASINQLVRKDTVILSVLAGITTSHMEEQLPAGQSVIRVMPNTSSMLKESATAISAGRFTSKEDMDNAEELLSSIGEVFIIDEDQMDIFTGIAGSGPAYFYYLMEHIEKTGAEAGLEPALARKIGAQTIFGAAKMMLEREESPAQLRENVTSPNGTTAAGLDALAEFGGGKAISEAVKGAERRSKEISSSLQTKELVMS; this is translated from the coding sequence TTGTTGAAAAATAAAACGATTGCTTTTCTTGGTGCAGGAAATATGGCTGAAGCCATGATCTCAGGTACTGTACAAAGCGGAAAGCTTCCAACAGAACAAATCATTGTTTCAAATCGGAGCAATCAAGATAAATTAGATGAAATGAAAGAAAAATATGGTATAACGGCTCTTAAAAAGGATCATTTACCTTTTGAGGAAATTGACATCCTTATACTGGCAATGAAGCCAAAGGACATTGATAAAGCATTGGCGTCCATCAATCAACTGGTTCGAAAGGATACAGTGATCCTGTCCGTATTGGCGGGCATTACCACTTCCCATATGGAAGAACAACTGCCAGCCGGTCAATCGGTGATTCGCGTAATGCCGAACACATCCAGTATGTTGAAGGAATCTGCCACTGCGATTTCCGCAGGAAGATTCACTTCTAAAGAAGACATGGACAATGCAGAAGAATTATTATCAAGCATTGGAGAAGTGTTCATCATTGATGAAGACCAAATGGACATATTCACCGGAATCGCCGGGAGTGGTCCAGCATATTTCTACTATTTAATGGAACATATCGAAAAAACAGGTGCAGAGGCAGGATTAGAACCGGCACTTGCACGTAAAATCGGTGCACAGACCATCTTTGGTGCAGCCAAGATGATGTTAGAGCGGGAAGAATCACCAGCACAACTCAGAGAAAACGTAACATCCCCAAATGGCACAACCGCCGCAGGACTTGATGCACTTGCAGAGTTCGGTGGAGGGAAGGCAATCTCAGAAGCTGTCAAAGGAGCAGAAAGACGCTCCAAAGAAATCAGCTCTTCCTTACAAACAAAAGAATTAGTCATGAGCTAA
- a CDS encoding LCP family protein, with protein sequence MDSRINRKTRKKKRGRKVVLVLLLLILSLLGYAAFQFYSGYKMAGEDPMQEDYKFNGVKDANGKVNILLLGVDSRGEEKSRTDTMMLAQVDPKTNETKLVSFMRDIYAEIPGYRNYKLNTAFYLGGPELLRKTIKQNFDLDIQYYMIVDFKGFEQSVDILAPDGIEMDVEKAMSANIGVSLEPGVQKLNGKELLGYARFRHDAQGDFGRVERQQKVISALKEEVLSIGGVTKLPKMAGSIQPYLQTNMNKLDQISIAKDILLSNKSDMDKLTLPVNGSFDNASYSGVGSVLEIDFEENKQALKDFLNGTSDEATTE encoded by the coding sequence ATGGATTCACGAATAAATCGCAAGACCAGAAAGAAGAAACGTGGAAGAAAAGTAGTTCTGGTATTATTGCTTCTCATTTTAAGTTTACTCGGCTATGCCGCTTTTCAATTTTACAGCGGATATAAAATGGCCGGTGAAGATCCGATGCAGGAAGACTATAAGTTCAATGGTGTAAAAGATGCAAACGGCAAGGTGAACATCCTACTGTTGGGTGTCGACAGCAGGGGCGAGGAGAAATCGAGGACCGACACGATGATGCTTGCTCAAGTCGACCCTAAAACAAATGAAACCAAACTCGTTTCTTTTATGCGGGATATATACGCGGAGATTCCCGGTTACAGGAATTATAAATTAAATACTGCATTCTATTTAGGCGGTCCTGAATTGCTGCGAAAAACAATCAAGCAAAACTTTGACCTCGATATCCAGTATTACATGATTGTGGACTTCAAAGGGTTTGAGCAATCAGTCGATATCCTTGCCCCGGATGGAATCGAGATGGACGTTGAAAAGGCAATGTCGGCAAATATCGGCGTTTCCCTGGAACCAGGTGTCCAAAAGCTCAATGGGAAAGAATTATTGGGCTATGCCAGATTCCGTCATGATGCACAGGGTGATTTCGGCAGGGTGGAACGGCAGCAGAAGGTTATTTCAGCCCTAAAAGAAGAAGTATTATCGATAGGAGGCGTAACAAAGCTTCCTAAGATGGCAGGATCAATTCAACCCTATCTTCAAACGAATATGAATAAACTGGATCAGATCTCCATTGCGAAAGATATCCTTTTAAGCAATAAAAGTGATATGGACAAGCTGACGCTACCGGTCAATGGTTCTTTCGATAATGCAAGCTACAGCGGAGTCGGGTCAGTCCTTGAAATCGACTTTGAAGAAAATAAACAGGCTTTGAAAGACTTCCTTAACGGGACATCTGATGAAGCTACTACAGAATAA
- a CDS encoding ATP-binding protein, translating to MMKGRDVLSVHTGDKQLIFASECSGGIGLKPDDPVQADPETVGYYCFRVAAMECLSAGADLLAVQLMNFTSDSVWDAYNNGINKGLAELGLHGIPVTGSSESNIHLLQSAIAVTCIGMKETRPDRIDPDSLSYGVIGKPLVGQEVLENEEFVAPLSLFHICMNHPSIQHILPVGSKGIRAELSILIGRSVEKHDIQSVLDMEKSSGPSTSFIISYNQEDLEEITEITRPYFHFLQLNSDNN from the coding sequence ATGATGAAGGGAAGAGACGTATTATCGGTTCATACCGGCGATAAGCAACTGATTTTCGCATCTGAATGCAGCGGCGGTATTGGGTTGAAGCCGGATGACCCAGTGCAGGCTGATCCTGAAACAGTCGGGTACTACTGCTTCAGGGTTGCGGCGATGGAGTGCCTGTCAGCAGGGGCCGACCTGCTTGCTGTTCAGCTGATGAATTTCACATCTGATTCTGTATGGGACGCTTATAACAATGGAATCAATAAAGGATTGGCCGAATTGGGGCTGCATGGGATTCCGGTAACCGGGAGCTCCGAATCCAACATCCATCTTCTTCAATCGGCAATCGCCGTAACATGCATCGGCATGAAAGAAACGCGACCTGACAGAATTGATCCCGACTCGCTTTCCTATGGGGTGATCGGTAAACCGCTGGTTGGCCAGGAAGTTTTGGAAAATGAAGAATTTGTCGCACCTCTGTCATTGTTCCACATCTGCATGAATCATCCGTCCATTCAACACATACTTCCGGTCGGTTCAAAAGGGATACGTGCTGAACTCTCCATACTAATAGGGAGATCCGTCGAAAAACATGACATTCAGTCAGTGCTTGATATGGAAAAGTCCAGCGGTCCCTCGACATCATTCATCATTTCCTACAATCAAGAGGACTTAGAGGAAATCACGGAAATCACCCGGCCATATTTCCATTTCCTGCAACTTAATAGTGATAATAATTAA
- a CDS encoding ECF transporter S component has translation MRNNLKSFIILSLFIALSAIGGLVKIPAVIGTVAFDSMPALLAASLYNGRKGAVVAGGGHLLSALYAGFPLGPFHLIIAAEMALFVWLFGYIFSKGKPVIAAILFFIGNGLIAGIPFIFLLSLSFYFAMLPSLLTGSLMNLTLAHFLYPPLVRSLKKGDFA, from the coding sequence ATGAGAAATAACCTGAAATCTTTCATCATCCTATCCCTCTTTATTGCTTTATCAGCGATCGGTGGGCTGGTGAAAATACCGGCTGTCATCGGGACCGTTGCATTCGACAGCATGCCTGCCCTATTGGCAGCATCATTATATAATGGAAGAAAAGGGGCAGTAGTAGCAGGGGGAGGGCATCTTCTGTCAGCCCTTTACGCAGGATTTCCCCTCGGACCTTTCCATCTGATCATTGCTGCTGAGATGGCGCTTTTTGTATGGTTATTCGGCTATATTTTTTCAAAGGGGAAGCCGGTCATCGCTGCGATCCTCTTTTTTATCGGCAATGGTTTGATAGCAGGGATTCCATTTATCTTTCTATTGAGTCTGTCCTTCTATTTTGCGATGCTGCCTTCCTTGTTGACGGGTAGCTTGATGAATTTGACCCTTGCGCATTTCCTGTATCCACCATTGGTGCGCAGTTTGAAGAAGGGGGACTTCGCATGA
- a CDS encoding cob(I)yrinic acid a,c-diamide adenosyltransferase, giving the protein MQLYTKTGDKGQTSLIGGRVDKDDIRVDAYGTLDEVNSFVGQAITELHAERYEDLIQSLETIQHELFDCGGDLSNVSRRRQIKLKPESVQRLEEHIDRLTEEAPPLEKFILPGGVKAAASIHIARTVARRAERSIVSLSKTDEHFPYVTLQYVNRLSDYFFALARVINHRANVKDIEYIRSANVFSSGTAPNEK; this is encoded by the coding sequence TTGCAATTATACACAAAGACCGGGGACAAAGGACAAACAAGTTTGATTGGCGGCAGGGTAGATAAAGATGACATCCGCGTCGATGCATATGGAACATTGGATGAAGTGAATTCTTTCGTAGGTCAGGCGATCACGGAACTCCATGCTGAGCGATACGAAGACCTTATTCAGTCGCTGGAGACGATCCAGCATGAATTGTTCGATTGTGGAGGTGATCTATCAAATGTATCCAGAAGAAGGCAGATCAAGCTCAAGCCAGAGTCGGTTCAAAGACTGGAAGAACACATTGACCGCTTAACAGAGGAAGCGCCTCCACTGGAAAAGTTCATCCTGCCTGGGGGCGTCAAGGCAGCAGCAAGTATTCATATCGCAAGAACCGTGGCGAGAAGGGCCGAGAGATCTATCGTTTCTTTATCAAAGACTGATGAGCATTTCCCATACGTCACGCTTCAGTACGTCAATCGCTTATCCGACTACTTTTTTGCCCTGGCACGGGTCATTAACCATCGAGCCAACGTGAAAGATATCGAATATATCCGGAGTGCAAATGTCTTCTCCTCAGGAACTGCACCAAATGAGAAATAA
- a CDS encoding bifunctional adenosylcobinamide kinase/adenosylcobinamide-phosphate guanylyltransferase, translating to MYFVTGGSFNGKRKWVNDSFLHNNPEYTWFSFFDGDVETIETTAATVVLEGLEYAIRSSLHLPAEDIREKFKHRMSSLLQWEQDVQGRKVIWIGSEIGKGIVPVDAADRKWRDVTGWIYQDLADMAQEVWVVWYGIGTPIKR from the coding sequence ATGTACTTCGTTACGGGCGGTTCCTTTAATGGAAAAAGAAAATGGGTGAATGATTCTTTTCTTCATAATAATCCGGAGTATACTTGGTTTTCATTTTTCGATGGAGATGTAGAAACAATTGAGACCACAGCTGCAACCGTCGTATTGGAAGGGCTCGAATATGCCATCCGTTCTTCTCTGCACCTACCGGCAGAAGATATACGGGAAAAATTCAAACACCGGATGTCGTCTCTGCTCCAATGGGAACAGGATGTACAGGGAAGGAAAGTGATCTGGATCGGTTCAGAAATTGGCAAAGGGATTGTACCGGTTGATGCTGCAGACAGAAAATGGCGGGATGTGACAGGCTGGATCTATCAAGACCTTGCTGATATGGCACAGGAAGTATGGGTAGTATGGTACGGAATCGGGACACCAATAAAGAGGTAA
- a CDS encoding histidine phosphatase family protein, which yields MDDYMVIMLIRHAVTAENELGQYIGWTNSSLSPTGIDYLHLYKHSFRPFKTVYASDLNRTMETAAILFQDASIISTPLLREIHFGEWEGLTHAKLKDDAAYQMWLSDPNQSPPNGEGIGQFKKRINIAWSHIMNEIRCDGRHEYAIISHGGVMRHLLTVLSPMNEKRTFWEWDVPHASGYELRWKTEEDWRKQSCTSLRAVPLMEKENG from the coding sequence ATGGATGACTATATGGTTATTATGCTCATCAGGCATGCTGTAACGGCTGAGAATGAACTAGGACAATACATCGGCTGGACGAATTCAAGTTTATCACCGACAGGAATCGATTATCTTCATCTCTACAAGCATTCATTCCGTCCTTTTAAAACAGTGTACGCAAGTGATTTGAACAGGACGATGGAAACCGCGGCTATATTGTTTCAAGATGCAAGCATCATTTCTACACCTTTGTTAAGGGAAATCCACTTCGGTGAATGGGAAGGATTGACCCACGCCAAGTTAAAGGATGATGCGGCCTATCAAATGTGGCTTTCCGATCCGAACCAATCCCCTCCAAATGGAGAAGGCATCGGTCAGTTCAAGAAGCGCATTAACATCGCCTGGTCCCATATCATGAACGAAATACGGTGTGATGGCAGACACGAATATGCCATCATCAGCCATGGCGGGGTCATGCGTCATCTTTTGACAGTCCTTTCGCCAATGAATGAAAAGCGGACATTTTGGGAGTGGGATGTGCCTCATGCTTCAGGTTACGAGTTAAGATGGAAAACAGAAGAGGATTGGAGGAAACAATCATGTACTTCGTTACGGGCGGTTCCTTTAATGGAAAAAGAAAATGGGTGA
- a CDS encoding adenosylcobinamide-GDP ribazoletransferase produces MSILKAFLLNLQFFTIIPIHSRLTVGKRELVWMVRIFPLLGVFLGLLLAGGYAVLDTYTGLSTLATAFFVWVVPIILTGAIHLDGFMDACDGYFSYREKEKRLTIMKDPRVGAFGVMSILILLSSRFLFIYESVLTAPPNILMATLILIPFFSRVVMGAGTIFIPPAQKSGMGYEFSKNLSTLDIVWIGSFGLAVGIVMWIWGSLYLFWVFAFVTGVFFLFIYSKTIKWFGGMTGDTTGASVEGVEWILWMTIWLLCSSGML; encoded by the coding sequence ATGAGTATTCTCAAAGCTTTCCTGTTGAACCTTCAGTTTTTCACGATCATCCCGATTCACAGTAGACTCACCGTCGGGAAAAGGGAATTGGTATGGATGGTCAGGATCTTCCCTCTATTAGGTGTGTTTCTAGGTCTACTCCTTGCAGGTGGTTATGCGGTCCTTGATACCTATACGGGGCTGAGCACATTGGCAACGGCTTTTTTCGTCTGGGTCGTGCCCATCATCCTGACAGGCGCCATTCATCTCGACGGCTTTATGGATGCATGCGACGGATATTTTTCTTACAGAGAAAAGGAAAAGCGGTTAACGATCATGAAAGACCCACGGGTTGGCGCATTCGGAGTCATGTCGATCTTGATCTTACTTTCATCCCGGTTTCTATTTATTTATGAATCGGTTCTCACTGCTCCACCCAACATCCTTATGGCCACACTCATATTGATTCCCTTTTTCTCAAGAGTGGTGATGGGGGCGGGTACCATTTTCATCCCTCCTGCACAGAAGTCAGGAATGGGCTATGAATTCAGCAAGAACCTTTCAACCCTGGACATCGTTTGGATAGGTTCATTCGGCTTGGCGGTGGGAATCGTCATGTGGATATGGGGTTCCCTTTACCTGTTCTGGGTATTCGCATTCGTGACCGGAGTTTTCTTTCTCTTCATATATAGCAAGACCATTAAATGGTTCGGCGGGATGACGGGCGATACCACCGGAGCAAGTGTCGAGGGGGTGGAGTGGATTTTATGGATGACTATATGGTTATTATGCTCATCAGGCATGCTGTAA
- a CDS encoding bifunctional adenosylcobinamide kinase/adenosylcobinamide-phosphate guanylyltransferase: protein MGHIIFISGGVRSGKSSLAEKIAASKRQPGQPLIYLACGIDTDPEMRRRIQKHQHDRQLSDESWQTIECSGSLHEVVDSIPPDSIVLLDCVTTLLTNIMFAPDGKNGEEAYVDICQSIKMLMHKVRILVVVSNELFSDFPPEHKDVLSFLKILGSIHRSIVGLSTISIDMSAGIPDVKKGVLSL from the coding sequence ATGGGACATATCATCTTCATATCCGGAGGAGTGAGGAGCGGCAAAAGTTCACTCGCTGAAAAGATTGCAGCGTCAAAAAGACAACCCGGACAACCTCTTATCTATCTTGCCTGCGGCATCGATACCGATCCTGAAATGAGGAGAAGGATACAGAAACATCAACACGATCGTCAGCTCTCAGATGAATCCTGGCAGACGATTGAATGCAGTGGCTCACTTCATGAGGTCGTTGACTCCATCCCGCCCGACTCCATCGTGCTGCTGGATTGTGTCACCACTTTGTTGACCAATATCATGTTCGCCCCAGACGGAAAAAACGGGGAGGAAGCATACGTTGACATCTGCCAATCTATTAAAATGCTCATGCATAAAGTAAGGATATTGGTTGTGGTGAGCAATGAATTGTTCTCCGACTTCCCGCCGGAACACAAGGATGTTCTATCGTTCCTTAAGATACTCGGATCCATACATAGAAGCATTGTAGGACTCTCTACCATTTCTATTGACATGTCGGCAGGGATCCCCGATGTGAAGAAGGGAGTTCTCTCACTATGA
- a CDS encoding adenosylcobinamide amidohydrolase: MIDVQHVSAGYNGRKMIRNMNFHIHQGEFFGILGPNGSGKTTLMKAITGLLPLMEGTIQLKGKPLGQYSSKELAKNIAVLPQLSAETFSYQVRETVMLGRYAHQKGLFKGASIRDGEIVDKVMEQTGISKFQSRYLHELSGGERQRVFLAQALAQEPKILLLDEPTNHLDLTFQKSLLDLIKSQTIQENLTVVSIFHDLNLASLYCDRLLLLNNGETRMLHHPEEVLKEEHIEEVYQTKVQKQAHPIVAKPQMVLVPEGEEREDMLLDGRFLTLKEDCIHFSAPSPLKCMSSGIIGSGIGWYTDFINRSVPVDYNCSDYQHDMKEYLIEKQLDPSLSVGMMTALPLTNMISDRFEHDGRSVFIVVTAGVGNAMDVSTSYQYDIDYKPGTINTWVFINGHLSDEAYIEALVTATEAKVRALQDMDVRDKRTGTLATGTPTDSILIASNQKGEIEPFAGPITPFGKLIGRGVYEVTKKAIQRYGENK; encoded by the coding sequence ATGATCGATGTTCAACATGTTTCAGCCGGCTACAACGGGCGGAAAATGATCCGGAACATGAACTTCCATATCCATCAAGGGGAATTCTTCGGAATCCTCGGCCCCAATGGGAGCGGGAAAACAACCTTGATGAAAGCAATCACCGGCCTCCTTCCATTAATGGAGGGGACCATCCAACTGAAGGGGAAGCCGTTGGGGCAGTATTCCTCAAAAGAATTGGCAAAGAATATCGCTGTCCTGCCGCAGCTGTCGGCAGAAACATTTTCTTATCAAGTTCGGGAGACGGTGATGCTCGGCAGATATGCCCATCAGAAGGGGTTATTCAAAGGGGCGTCTATCCGGGATGGAGAGATTGTGGACAAAGTGATGGAACAGACTGGCATCAGCAAGTTTCAATCCCGTTATCTCCATGAATTGTCCGGTGGGGAGCGACAGCGGGTATTCCTGGCTCAGGCACTTGCCCAGGAGCCAAAGATTCTCCTCTTGGATGAACCGACGAATCACCTTGATCTCACTTTCCAAAAATCACTTCTCGATTTGATCAAAAGCCAGACGATACAGGAAAATCTTACGGTCGTATCCATCTTCCACGATTTGAATTTAGCGAGTCTCTACTGTGACAGGTTACTTCTGTTGAATAACGGTGAAACCCGTATGCTTCACCATCCCGAAGAAGTACTGAAGGAAGAGCATATTGAAGAGGTGTACCAGACAAAAGTGCAAAAACAGGCCCATCCCATTGTTGCAAAGCCCCAAATGGTTCTTGTACCAGAAGGGGAGGAACGGGAAGACATGTTACTGGACGGCCGTTTCCTCACACTGAAAGAGGATTGTATCCATTTCTCTGCTCCTTCCCCGCTGAAATGCATGTCATCAGGTATTATCGGGTCCGGGATCGGGTGGTATACGGATTTTATCAACCGGAGCGTTCCGGTTGATTATAATTGTTCAGATTACCAGCACGATATGAAAGAATACCTCATCGAAAAGCAATTAGATCCGTCTTTATCCGTCGGGATGATGACGGCGCTGCCTTTGACGAATATGATTTCAGACAGATTTGAACACGACGGGCGATCTGTCTTTATCGTCGTGACAGCAGGGGTCGGAAATGCCATGGATGTGTCAACGAGTTATCAATATGACATTGATTATAAGCCTGGAACGATCAACACGTGGGTGTTCATCAATGGTCATTTATCAGATGAAGCATACATCGAAGCATTGGTCACAGCAACCGAGGCGAAAGTCAGGGCCCTTCAGGATATGGATGTAAGGGACAAACGGACAGGAACACTTGCCACCGGGACACCGACAGACAGCATCCTGATTGCTTCCAATCAGAAAGGCGAGATCGAGCCTTTCGCAGGACCGATCACACCGTTTGGTAAACTGATTGGCCGCGGTGTGTATGAAGTGACGAAAAAAGCCATTCAACGCTACGGAGAGAATAAATGA
- a CDS encoding FecCD family ABC transporter permease, whose product MCAGIFLILSLLAGISIGTIHIPPGDIISIIGSEIIGVHLPQSIDPMTKNIVFTIRLPRVLLALLVGSSLAIAGASFQGLLRNPLADPYTLGVSSGASVGAVVTLFFNLSIPVIGAFTLPFFSILCSVITVFLVLWFAQKVEKAMKVETIILTGIIFSSFLGSLISLMIALTGEELRQIIGWLLGSVSMRGWDYITIILPFFIIGITILFFNSKELNGMSFGEEQARHIGISVHRRKMMILIAGSILTGSAVAVSGTIGFVGLVIPHFLRRIIGHDHKHLLPLSIITGGGFLVLADLISRTIISPTELPIGVITALIGAPMFAYILLKKRGLSS is encoded by the coding sequence ATGTGCGCAGGGATATTTCTTATTTTATCCCTGCTTGCAGGCATATCGATCGGGACAATCCATATACCACCGGGAGATATTATTTCCATCATAGGGTCTGAGATCATTGGGGTTCATCTGCCCCAATCCATCGACCCGATGACCAAGAACATCGTTTTTACCATTCGTTTACCGCGCGTATTACTAGCCCTGTTAGTCGGAAGCTCCCTGGCGATTGCCGGGGCTTCTTTTCAAGGGCTGCTCCGTAATCCACTTGCTGACCCGTATACACTTGGGGTCTCATCAGGTGCTTCAGTAGGGGCAGTCGTTACATTATTTTTCAATTTAAGCATTCCTGTCATAGGGGCGTTTACGCTTCCCTTTTTCAGTATCCTTTGTTCTGTGATCACCGTATTCCTCGTATTATGGTTTGCTCAAAAAGTGGAAAAGGCGATGAAAGTAGAAACAATCATCCTCACAGGTATCATATTCAGTTCCTTTTTAGGATCGCTGATCTCACTGATGATCGCCTTGACAGGGGAGGAGTTGCGACAGATCATCGGCTGGCTCCTCGGAAGCGTTTCTATGAGGGGATGGGACTATATTACAATCATCCTGCCGTTTTTCATCATCGGCATTACGATATTATTCTTTAACAGCAAAGAACTGAACGGAATGAGTTTCGGGGAAGAACAGGCCCGTCATATCGGCATATCTGTACATAGAAGAAAAATGATGATCCTGATCGCAGGGAGTATCCTCACCGGTTCAGCTGTCGCTGTCTCTGGTACGATCGGCTTTGTCGGCCTTGTGATTCCTCATTTTCTAAGAAGAATCATCGGACATGACCATAAGCATCTCCTTCCATTGTCGATCATAACAGGCGGGGGATTCCTCGTACTTGCCGACCTCATTTCAAGAACGATCATTTCTCCGACAGAACTTCCGATCGGAGTGATCACCGCGTTGATCGGGGCACCTATGTTTGCCTATATACTTCTTAAGAAAAGAGGGTTGTCTTCATGA